The proteins below come from a single Alnus glutinosa chromosome 9, dhAlnGlut1.1, whole genome shotgun sequence genomic window:
- the LOC133877549 gene encoding organellar oligopeptidase A, chloroplastic/mitochondrial-like, protein MASEYNPLLEDFVFPPFDVIEPRHVRPAILSLLKKLESDLVELEETLEPTWPKLVEPLEKITDRLSVVWGVVNHLNAVKDSPELRSAIEEVQPEKVKFQLRLGQSKLIYSAFKAIKDSSNWENLSEARKRIVEAQIRDAVLNGVSLEDDKRQRFNEIQQELEKLSQKFEENNLDAIKKFEKLINDKKDIEGIPATALAMAAQMAISKGHEDATAENGPWVITLDGPSYRSVMQHAQNRSLREEVYRAYITRASSGDLNNTPIIDQILKLRLEKANLLGYNNYAEVSMENKMATVNKAVELIEELRIASWNYAIQDMEDIKIFAKGQNEREADKLNHWDIKFWSERLRESRFHINEEELRSFFSLPKVIDGLFSLAKMLFAIDIDPADGVAPVWNDDIKFYCVKDSSGSPMAYFYFDPYSRPSEKRGGAWVSEVVGRSRALSHDGALSRLPIAHVVCNQTPPLAGKPSLMTFREVETVFHEFGHALQHMLTKQDEGLVSGSRGIEWDAVELPSQFMENWCYQRDTLMSIAKHYETGECLPEEVCSKLLSTRTFRAGSELLRQLRFASVDMELHTNYIPGGSETVYDIDQRVGRRTHAIPLLPEDRFLCSLSHIFSDQYAAGYYSYQWAEVLSFDAFSAFEEAGFDNDTVIKEKGLKFRDTVLALGGGKSPLEVFIEFRGREPSSEAMLRYNGLLKSTAATGG, encoded by the exons ATGGCGTCCGAGTACAACCCCTTGTTGGAGGACTTCGTTTTTCCTCCTTTCGATGTTATCGAGCCCCGCCATGTCCGTCCCGCCATCCTGTCTCTCTTGAAGAAACTT GAGAGTGATTTGGTTGAATTGGAAGAAACGCTGGAACCAACGTGGCCAAAGTTAGTTGAGCCTCTGGAGAAGATCACAGATAGATTATCTGTTGTTTGGGGAGTTGTTAACCATCTCAATGCGGTAAAGGACTCTCCTGAACTTCGTTCTGCTATCGAAGAAGTTCAG CCAGAGAAGGTGAAATTCCAGCTTAGGTTGGGCCAAAGCAAACTAATATATTcagcttttaaagctataaaaGACTCTTCCAACTGGGAAAATTTGAGTGAAGCACGTAAACGTATTGTGGAAG CCCAAATAAGAGATGCAGTCCTCAATGGTGTTTCTCTTGAAGATGATAAAAGACAGCGGTTTAATGAAATCCAACAG GAGTTGGAAAAACTATCACAGAAATTTGAGGAGAATAATCTGGATGCCATAAAgaagtttgaaaaattaattaatgataagaAGGACATTGAAGGAATTCCTGCTACAGCACTTGCCATGGCTGCACAAATGGCAATTTCCAAG GGACATGAAGACGCTACTGCTGAAAATGGGCCATGGGTTATTACTTTGGATGGTCCAAGCTATCGTTCTGTTATGCAACACGCTCAGAACCGATCTTTGCGCGAGGAAGTATACCGTGCTTATATCACTCGTGCTTCGAGTGGAGATCTCAACAATACACCAATTATTGACCAAATTTTGAAGCTTAGGTTGGAAAAGGCAAATCTTCTTGGCTACAATAACTATGCTGAG GTAAGCATGGAAAATAAAATGGCTACTGTCAATAAAGCAGTGGAGCTTATTGAGGAACTTCGTATTGCTTCTTGGAATTATGCAATTCAAG aCATGGAGGACATTAAAATTTTTGCTAAAGGTCAAAATGAAAGAGAAGCTGATAAATTGAATCACTGGGACATTAAATTCTGGAGTGAGAGACTTCGCGAGTCCAGGTTCCACATTAATGAG GAAGAGTTGCGCTCCTTCTTTTCACTGCCAAAGGTTATAGATGGCCTCTTTAGCCTTGCAAAGATGCTCTTTGCAATTGATATTGATCCAGCTGATGGTGTAGCTCCG GTATGGAATGATGATATCAAATTCTACTGCGTTAAAGATTCCAGTGGTAGTCCAATGGCATACTTCTATTTTGACCCATATTCTCGTCCCTCTGAGAAACGTGGTGGGGCGTGGGTTTCCGAGGTTGTTGGTCGTAGTCGTGCACTTTCACATGATGGTGCATTGTCTAGGCTGCCCATTGCTCATGTTGTATGCAATCAAACACCACCACTAGCTGGCAAGCCAAGCCTTATGACCTTCCGTGAG GTTGAGACCGTCTTCCATGAATTTGGCCATGCCCTTCAGCATATGTTAACCAAGCAAGATGAGGGGCTTGTTTCTGGTAGTCGAGGGATAGAATGGGATGCTGTTGAATTACCTTCTCAGTTCATGGAAAATTGGTGTTACCAAAG GGATACTTTAATGAGCATTGCCAAGCACTATGAAACTGGAGAGTGTCTCCCTGAAGAAGTATGTTCAAAACTCCTTTCAACAAGGACTTTTCGTGCAGGTTCAGAGCTCCTTCGTCAG CTACGATTTGCCAGTGTAGATATGGAGCTCCATACAAACTATATTCCAGGTGGATCAGAAACTGTCTATGACATTGATCAAAGAGTGGGTAGAAGGACGCATGCAATCCCCTTGCTACCAGAGGACAGGTTCCTATGTAGTTTAAGCCATATATTTTCAG ATCAATATGCAGCTGGATACTACAGCTACCAG TGGGCAGAGGTGTTATCTTTTGATGCCTTTTCAGCATTTGAGGAGGCTGGCTTTGATAATGATACG GTTATTAAAGAAAAGGGCCTGAAATTTCGAGACACTGTACTTGCTCTTGGTGGTGGAAAATCACCCCTTGAG GTTTTCATTGAGTTCCGAGGGCGTGAACCTTCATCAGAGGCAATGCTCAGATACAATGGTCTACTAAAATCTACAGCTGCTACTGGAGGGTAA